The sequence TTCATTTTTTAACGCCATTTCTTTATACAAAAATAAGATTTAGTTTTCAGAATACCAGAAATAATTTAGAATACGATCCTGTCTTTTTAAGTGTTTGGTATTTAGTGATTTTGCATTGTTTCTTTGATTGTAAAAGAATACCGCTTTTAATTTTGACGAAGAGAGTCCCGACCTGAAAAAACAATTTCTAAATTATTAATGTTAGATTTATATGTTTTTTATAAATAAAACGTTAATTTGGTTATATCATAATCGAAAGTTAAAATTTATTAAAACTTACGATTATTAAATAACAGTAATACGTAATTTTGCTGTCCGAAAAAAAGATATCAGTTTTATATGGAAATAAATTTAGTTAGCGATACCATTACCAAACCAACATACGAAATGCTGCAATACATGTTTAATGCGCAAGTTGGTGATGATGTGTACAAACAGGATCCTACGGTTATCGAATTAGAGACAAGAGTAGCCGAGTTTTTTGGTATGGAAGCTGGACTTTTTTTTCCGTCTGGAACTATGGCCAATCAAACCGCCATAAAACTGCATACGCAACCAGGAGAGCAGTTGATTGCAGATAAATATGCCCACGTTTTTCATTATGAAGGAGGAGGAGTTTCATTCAACAGTGGCGTTTCGTGCTGTTTGCTGGATGGACACCGCGGTATGATCACCGCTTCGCAAGTTGCAGCCGCAATTAATGATCCCGAATTTTATCATAGCCCCTTGACGAGTTTGGTTTGTGTAGAAAATACAACCAATAAAGGAGGTGGAGCATGTTATGAATTGGAAGATTTAAGAGAAATTAAAAAAGTATGCGATGCTAATAATTTAAAATTCCATTTAGATGGAGCAAGAATTTGGAATGCATTAGTAGCCAAAAGACAAAATCCGAAGGAATTT comes from Flavobacterium sp. KACC 22761 and encodes:
- a CDS encoding GntG family PLP-dependent aldolase — encoded protein: MEINLVSDTITKPTYEMLQYMFNAQVGDDVYKQDPTVIELETRVAEFFGMEAGLFFPSGTMANQTAIKLHTQPGEQLIADKYAHVFHYEGGGVSFNSGVSCCLLDGHRGMITASQVAAAINDPEFYHSPLTSLVCVENTTNKGGGACYELEDLREIKKVCDANNLKFHLDGARIWNALVAKRQNPKEFGAIFDTISVCLSKGLGAPIGSVLLGSKADIHRALRIRKILGGGMRQVGYLAAAGLYALANNIERLAEDHRRAKEIGAILSAKSWIASVEPVETNILIFSLAEGYSDTLLIEKLKQKNILISSLGHNKLRIVTHLDYKEVMHTYVMEIFSKI